One genomic window of Motacilla alba alba isolate MOTALB_02 chromosome 3, Motacilla_alba_V1.0_pri, whole genome shotgun sequence includes the following:
- the TDRD15 gene encoding tudor domain-containing protein 15: MESLTPSPDSVDKKLKITHVECHPECLVIVFQAQYNVGCELDYFILQNEIQRVFKVKDDVSVGGSCLVEDTEGEWHRGRVLRKKGNICETFLIDTGHVLAVEETHLAAASDKLFQLPPKVVLGVFASILPLGERWGPKAVNYFSSLVGLQITGHVKAVTPYQLFILEVPKIITDVLELQLGKFIDGDSFCLVVETLRALPQGMLCKRMPQLLTQKYPFRELLTLNNSEKPTDFWHVPDQLFPCLPVGSKENVKITGAVSPNKFYCQIQKWQKELECLTGAMRLYYEALVGENTTSCDSFGLLCAAKRQNGQWHRGVIKQLLSDHVEVWFMDFGIIEAVPPSLIRKLKAEFMMLPMISFPCTLSCFGSQDETVVKFQLKELTQALIGQTSVCVQVDLYNNTERLYYITLQKQNFGINAEHPEDPNETAPPCVSLLETKPRSIALNHKTSPERNNSSKNYSGNKDKKTSLPERDISFSSHCKRVEMQINSFYGAFVVYVINPSDFWIQTCSYQNEFHALMKNIACTYSQYRDDEMVLKKPEPGLLCCARYSRDGCYYRGVVTKVFRVSIMVYFLDFGNTDTIPCHYVKTLLPEFSDLPALAMCCSLACTFPVDGVWVKKETDFFKNVVLNKPLLLHVVGKKNNKYVVNVQCHTGFLQGNVSTCMVQAGYAEYRLKPPDSVVRAAKKRHSGNHLKCKKEKISAENTSNICKNKVSGNGDMLQKEKSLDVPPVPRESVVPSCSGEGAVSKMLKSVCEEKSVYKELVFKPGAVHEVVCSCIFSPADFSCQLQSKLPELNNLMGQIQTYYKDHTSPYKTGQVACVVKYPKDGEWYRATIVQEVSTNEVDVFFVDYGYQERVSLKDVQGILPDFLTLESQAFRCGLKNVVLQTDSINWSEEVYRRFEDFISSSRGPLTCTIYALVLVSPNCLYNVVDLQTPLTSVEEFLRECGLAQSECVGLRNLSSLGSLYTFCYSSFNIKIGSEEEVYITHINSPSEFYCQLNRNSETLEALMKKVSDVSKMSSNANYCGNTRLCIAKYVEDGLFYRALAFPVESTSFLLVDYVDFGNRCMVERDQLMPIPDSATDLLFTPMQALKFCLSDLRGTEFPARITTWFVKTFLGKLLKAVILSREPDGKMVVELYDGQLKVSQKIKEKVLEELAQESRTEEFRSNEEGICHIKDDKEINKVSVKDPEILKLKTEVKCQAYDEYYQADTGENFGDEEQTACSTPKLCSGVSKQQTLQDSKEQGFRNIFSALLENGEEHWIGQPASHSLSYSALHLKEITVNALSESQNERPNCTGQQESSNKSVPTLISLPQRDIQVNTEVAGYISHMNSPSSFYVHFAEDENLIIKLADDLNESLENRGQENCLNELMVGDLIVAEHDADCFYYRAVIKALKSGNSYEVEFIDYGNTAVVSSSKICRIPEKFLTLPRFSVHCFLSSVKSVPVESWTKESAACFSKTVSDKPVACKFLQQHGEKWEIDVICDGESLSNSFLHKIDSIRWNSTWVFSLENKPKQHGNPRKSKNSVGGQNKTKAPGMKNVSVKPLSLLHQVLNSGQVEAAEVVNISKSGEFYVQLLKNLEILHELNVMLDKEAQRSDLLRVDDIEQGLECITQSERNLKWNRSKVIKKFVREKLMLVFLMDYGTCEMVSLNNAKMLSDEIKSIPKQAVYCRWICFKNLKKIHLDHVVNALLDCEIRILFLRYLKSSDIWEVDILVGEVTLQEYLNQLLSHCWTIVGPEKCSSTNCNEFDTSFKINSVMWMLLHSGRTYPGCATAVTDPSNFSVQFEIFFDCMRNLSLLLSDLPDNLPALPEELVIPGTSCLIEFGQEAEWYRAEISEVTDQSVVLTFIDYGFLRTIPYSDIHKLKVVPESLLYLPRLAHSCSLHDTVPGKGEHWSEEAILMFQQLLHKPGLIFHFIHYGSEMKLEVDVLCEDSNLSDALIAAGHAVCSHSRCCPIAVDRL; the protein is encoded by the coding sequence ATGGAATCTTTGACTCCTTCACCAGACTCAGTAGATAAGAAATTGAAGATAACTCATGTAGAATGCCATCCTGAGTGCTTGGTTATAGTGTTCCAGGCTCAGTACAACGTAGGATGTGAGCTTGATTATTTCATACtacaaaatgaaatacagcGTGTGTTCAAAGTAAAAGATGATGTCTCTGTTGGTGGATCTTGCTTGGTGGAAGACACAGAAGGAGAATGGCATAGAGGAAGagttctgagaaaaaaagggaatatcTGTGAGACTTTTCTCATAGACACTGGACATGTGTTGGCTGTGGAGGAAACGCATCTTGCTGCTGCTAGTGATAAATTGTTTCAGCTGCCTCCAAAggtggttttgggtgtttttgcaAGCATACTGCCTCTTGGAGAAAGATGGGGTCCAAAAGCCGTTAACTATTTTTCATCTCTGGTAGGATTACAGATCACTGGTCATGTGAAGGCTGTTACACCATATCAGCTGTTTATTCTAGAAGTGCCTAAGATTATTACTGATGTTCTTGAACTGCAGCTAGGTAAATTTATTGATGGAGATTCATTTTGTCTTGTTGTAGAAACTTTAAGAGCATTGCCCCAAGGAATGCTTTGTAAGAGAATGCCACAGCTGTTGACACAGAAGTATCCGTTCAGGGAGTTACTTACCTTAAATAATTCTGAGAAACCAACAGACTTTTGGCACGTCCCAGATCAGCTCTTTCCATGTCTACCTGTTGGCagtaaagaaaatgtaaaaataactgGTGCAGTAAGCCCAAATAAGTTTTATTGTCAGATACAGAAatggcagaaggagctggaatgTCTGACAGGAGCCATGCGTTTGTACTATGAAGCTCTTGTTGGAGAAAATACCACATCTTGTGATAGTTTcgggctgctctgtgctgccaagAGGCAAAACGGACAGTGGCATAGAGGAGTGATAAAACAGCTTCTCTCTGACCATGTGGAGGTCTGGTTTATGGATTTTGGCATTATTGAAGCTGTGCCACCTAGTTTGATTCGGAAACTGAAAGCTGAGTTCATGATGTTACCAATGATTTCATTTCCGTGTACGCTGTCTTGTTTTGGTAGTCAGGATGAGACAGTAGTAAAATTTCAGCTCAAGGAACTTACACAAGCCTTAATAGGAcaaacctctgtgtgtgtgcaagtTGATTTATACAATAACACTGAACGCTTGTATTATATAACgctgcagaaacaaaattttggCATTAATGCTGAGCATCCAGAAGACCCGAATGAGACAGCTCCACCATGTGTTTCGcttttggaaacaaaacccagaagtATTGCACTAAACCACAAAACAAGTCCTGAGAGAAACAATTCATCTAAGAATTACTCTggaaacaaagataaaaaaacctCCTTACCTGAACGGGACATTTCTTTCTCCAGCCACTGCAAGAGAGTAGAGATGCAAATTAACTCTTTTTATGGAGCTTTTGTAGTATACGTCATAAATCCATCTGACTTTTGGATTCAAACATGTAGCTACCAGAATGAGTTTCATGCCTTGATGAAAAACATTGCCTGCACATACAGTCAGTATAGAGATGATGAGATGGTCCTTAAAAAGCCAGAACCTGggttgctgtgctgtgcccggTACAGCAGGGATGGGTGTTATTACCGGGGTGTTGTCACAAAAGTGTTCCGTGTTAGCATTATGGTTTACTTTTTGGACTTTGGAAATACAGATACTATACCTTGTCACTATGTGAAAACTTTGCTTCCCGAGTTTTCTGATTTGCCAGCTTTAGCTATGTGTTGTTCCCTTGCTTGCACATTTCCTGTTGATGGTGTGTGggttaaaaaagaaactgatttctttaaaaacgTGGTGTTGAATAAACCACTGCTACTTCATGTCgttggaaagaaaaacaacaagtACGTTGTTAATGTGCAGTGTCATACTGGTTTCCTGCAAGGAAACGTTTCCACGTGTATGGTTCAAGCTGGTTATGCTGAGTATCGGCTAAAGCCACCAGATTCTGTTGTAAGGGCAGCAAAAAAGCGGCACAGCGGGAATCACCtcaaatgtaaaaaagaaaaaatcagtgCAGAGAACACTagtaatatttgcaaaaataaggTGTCTGGAAATGGAGACAtgcttcagaaggaaaaatcattAGATGTGCCGCCAGTGCCTAGAGAATCTGTTGTGCCATCCTGTTCAGGAGAAGGTGCTGTCTCTAAAATGCTTAAGTCGGTATGTGAGGAAAAATCAGTTTATAAGGAGCTTGTGTTTAAACCAGGAGCTGTTCATGAAGTGGTATGTTCTTGCATCTTTTCCCCAGCAGATTTTTCATGTCAACTGCAAAGCAAACTGCCAGAGCTAAATAACTTAATGGGACAAATTCAGACGTACTATAAAGATCATACCAGTCCCTACAAAACTGGACAGGTTGCCTGTGTTGTTAAGTATCCCAAAGATGGGGAGTGGTACAGAGCAACTATTGTGCAGGAGGTATCCACAAATGAGGTTGATGTGTTTTTTGTAGACTATGGTTATCAGGAAAGAGTTTCACTTAAAGATGTACAGGGTATTCTTCCAGATTTCCTAACTCTAGAGAGTCAAGCATTTCGATGTGGACTTAAAAATGTAGTCTTACAGACTGACTCAATTAATTGGTCTGAAGAAGTGTATAGACGATTTGAAGACTTCATTTCTTCCTCTAGAGGACCGCTGACTTGCACCATTTATGCTCTTGTTCTTGTGAGCCCCAACTGTTTATACAATGTAGTTGACTTACAGACTCCACTTACTAGTGTAGAGGAATTCCTCAGAGAATGTGGTCTCGCCCAGTCTGAGTGTGTTGGACTGAGAAACCTTTCATCTTTGGGTTCTTTGTACACTTTTTGCTATTCatcttttaatataaaaattggAAGTGAGGAGGAGGTTTATATAACTCACATAAATAGTCCTTCAGAATTCTATTGTCAGCTTAACCGCAACTCTGAAACTCTTGAGGCATTGATGAAGAAGGTTAGTGACGTAAGTAAAATGTCAAGTAATGCAAATTATTGTGGCAATACACGACTGTGTATAGCCAAATATGTGGAAGATGGTCTCTTTTACAGAGCTTTGGCTTTTCCTGTAGAATCAACATCCTTTCTGTTGGTTGACTATGTGGATTTTGGAAATAGGTGTATGGTGGAGAGAGACCAGTTGATGCCTATTCCAGATTCTGCCACTGACCTACTATTCACACCCATGCAAGCTCTTAAATTCTGTCTGTCAGATCTTAGGGGGACAGAATTTCCAGCAAGAATTACTACATGGTTTGTGAAAACATTCCTTGGTAAACTGCTGAAGGCTGTAATTTTATCCAGAGAACCAGATGGAAAGATGGTTGTGGAATTGTATGATGGACAGCTCAAAGTAAgtcagaaaattaaagaaaaggtATTGGAAGAGTTGGCACAGGAAAGCCGTACGGAAGAATTTAGAAGTAATGAAGAAGGGATATGTCACATAAAAGAtgacaaagaaattaataaagtcAGTGTTAAAGATCCTGAAATACTTAAATTGAAAACTGAAGTGAAATGCCAAGCCTATGATGAGTATTACCAGGCAGATACTGGTGAGAATTTTGGAGATGAAGAACAAACTGCATGTAGCACACCAAAGTTGTGTAGTGGAGTCTCGAAACAGCAAACTTTACAGGACAGCAAAGAGCAAggttttagaaatattttcagtgctctTCTGGAGAACGGAGAGGAACATTGGATTGGACAACCTGCTTCTCATTCCCTCTCTTATTCTGCTTtacatttaaaggaaataacTGTAAATGCTCTCTCTGAATCTCAGAATGAAAGACCAAATTGTACAGGTCAACAAGAAAGCAGTAATAAAAGTGTACCTACATTAATCAGCCTTCCTCAACGTGACATCCAGGTGAATACCGAAGTAGCAGGTTATATTTCTCATATGAATAGTCCATCAAGTTTCTATGTTCACTTTGCAGAGGATGAAAACTTAATAATAAAACTAGCAGACGATTTGAATGAAAGCTTGGAGAATAGAGGTCAGGAGAATTGCTTAAATGAGCTCATGGTAGGGGATCTTATTGTTGCAGAGCACGACGCTGATTGTTTTTACTATAGAGCAGTCATTAAAGCTCTGAAATCGGGAAACTCCTATGAGGTAGAATTTATTGACTATGGTAATACTGCAGTTGTAAGTTCATCAAAAATCTGCAGGATTCCAGAAAAGTTCTTAACTCTGCCAAGGTTTAGTGTTCATTGTTTCCTTAGCAGTGTAAAAAGTGTTCCTGTGGAAAGCTGGACTAAAGAAAGTGCTGCATGTTTTTCAAAAACAGTAAGTGACAAGCCAGTAGCTTGCAAGTTCTTACAGCAGcatggagaaaaatgggaaatagaTGTAATTTGTGATGGAGAGTCTTTGTCTAACAGCTTTTTGCATAAAATAGACAGCATAAGGTGGAATAGCACATGGgtattttctttggaaaataagCCTAAACAACATGGTAATCCTCGAAAGTCTAAGAATAGTGTAGGTggccaaaataaaaccaaggcTCCTGggatgaaaaatgtttctgtaaaacCCTTAAGTCTCCTTCATCAGGTTTTAAATTCTGGACAAGTAGAAGCAGCAGAAGTAGTTAATATTTCAAAGAGTGGAGAATTTTATGTGCAATTACTTAAAAATCTGGAAATACTACATGAGTTAAATGTAATGCTTGACAAAGAAGCCCAAAGAAGTGATTTGCTTAGAGTGGATGACATTGAACAGGGTCTGGAATGCATTACACAATCTGAAAGGAACTTAAAATGGAATCGATCAAAAGTGATAAAGAAATTTGTCAGGGAGAAGTTAATGCtagtttttttaatggattatGGCACGTGTGAGATGGTGTCcttaaataatgcaaaaatgcTCAGTGATGAGATTAAGAGTATTCCTAAACAAGCTGTTTATTGTAGGtggatttgttttaaaaacctgaagaaaattcACTTAGACCATGTAGTAAATGCACTTCTGGATTGTGAAATAAGGATCTTGTTTTTGAGATACTTGAAATCATCTGATATCTGGGAAGTAGATATTTTAGTAGGAGAAGTTACGCTTCAGGAGTATTTGAACCAGCTCTTAAGTCATTGTTGGACAATTGTTGGACCAGAAAAATGTAGTAGTACAAACTGTAATGAGTTTGATACGTCATTCAAGATAAATTCAGTCATGTGGATGCTGCTGCATAGTGGCAGAACATATCCTGGGTGTGCAACTGCAGTTACTGATCCTTCAAACTTCAGCGTCCAGTTTGAAATCTTCTTTGATTGCATGCGAAACTTGTCCTTGCTGCTCTCTGACCTTCCTGACAACTTGCCAGCTCTTCCAGAAGAACTTGTGATACCAGGTACTAGCTGCTTGATTGAGTTTGGGCAGGAAGCAGAGTGGTACAGGGCAGAAATCAGTGAAGTAACAGATCAGTCTGTTGTTCTTACATTTATTGATTATGGCTTTCTGAGGACCATACCTTATTCTGATATCCATAAACTTAAAGTTGTTCCAGAAAGTCTGTTATACTTGCCGCGCTTGGCACACTCTTGCTCTTTGCATGATACAGTTCCTGGGAAGGGGGAGCACTGGAGTGAGGAAGCTATACTTATGTTTCAGCAGCTTCTTCATAAACCAGGTctgatatttcattttatcCACTATGGCTCTGAAATGAAGCTAGAGGTAGATGTTTTGTGTGAGGATAGCAATCTGTCTGATGCCTTAATTGCTGCAGGCCATGCAGTCTGCTCTCACAGTAGGTGCTGTCCCATTGCAGTTGACAGACTCTAA